A stretch of the uncultured Desulfobacter sp. genome encodes the following:
- a CDS encoding MFS transporter — protein sequence MQQKKIFYGWTIVAVAFLIGLTQAGVFQNVLSIFLKPMADEFGWNRSIITGSIAVGSLSGGILSPLVGPYLDRNGPRKAAFWGITILSAGLIALSQLSSVWQLYLFFGTGRMIASGLLALVVTVSVSNWFIEKRGRAMGISQLGSRIGIAFLPLLVQHIILSYGWRTAWAVLGIIVFAFSALPSLIFLKRRPEDVGLLPDGREPEERLEADEDKPDEPNKAARYNLENEPVWTRQTAFRTVSFWQLVFVMCVIYLVGAGSNFHMFPFMTDQGLPATTAVLVITVLSICAALGGVLFGFLAEKISVKILMGSVLITIAGLFFSVFWAVKKPAWMFIFAVVYGIIRGGVLPLIFLIWTEFYGRRSSGTVLGIAGPFRMAANAAGPVSAAIFFDLFHNYWIPFSAFTILLIMAGLVCLVAKPPVGPELTSNARQVKGKD from the coding sequence ATGCAGCAGAAGAAAATTTTTTACGGCTGGACAATTGTTGCCGTGGCTTTTTTGATCGGTCTGACCCAGGCCGGTGTATTCCAGAATGTATTGTCTATCTTCCTCAAACCCATGGCTGATGAGTTCGGCTGGAATCGTTCCATCATCACCGGTTCCATTGCTGTGGGTTCCCTGTCCGGCGGCATCCTTTCCCCCCTGGTTGGTCCTTATCTGGATCGTAATGGCCCGAGAAAAGCGGCATTCTGGGGAATTACCATTTTAAGTGCAGGCCTGATCGCGCTGTCACAACTATCTTCGGTCTGGCAGCTCTACCTGTTTTTCGGCACCGGCCGTATGATTGCCTCCGGTCTGCTGGCGCTGGTGGTCACGGTGAGTGTCTCCAACTGGTTCATTGAAAAACGGGGACGGGCCATGGGGATTTCCCAGCTGGGCAGCCGCATCGGCATCGCATTTCTGCCGTTGCTGGTACAACATATCATTCTTTCCTATGGGTGGCGCACGGCCTGGGCTGTATTGGGAATCATTGTATTTGCGTTTTCAGCCCTGCCCAGTCTGATTTTTCTGAAACGAAGGCCCGAAGATGTCGGATTGCTGCCGGACGGCAGAGAACCGGAAGAAAGGTTAGAGGCAGACGAAGACAAACCGGATGAACCAAACAAGGCGGCCCGCTATAATCTGGAAAATGAACCTGTGTGGACCCGGCAAACCGCATTTCGCACCGTTTCATTCTGGCAGCTTGTGTTTGTCATGTGTGTAATTTATCTGGTTGGGGCCGGGTCTAATTTCCACATGTTTCCATTTATGACGGACCAGGGATTGCCGGCAACCACAGCCGTGCTGGTGATCACCGTTTTGTCGATTTGTGCTGCATTGGGTGGGGTGTTATTCGGTTTTCTGGCAGAAAAAATATCCGTGAAAATACTCATGGGCAGTGTGTTGATCACCATTGCCGGCCTCTTTTTCTCGGTTTTCTGGGCGGTCAAGAAACCGGCGTGGATGTTTATCTTTGCCGTTGTTTACGGCATCATCCGAGGCGGGGTTCTGCCGTTGATATTTTTGATTTGGACCGAATTTTACGGCAGAAGATCTTCGGGAACCGTTCTGGGCATTGCAGGTCCCTTCCGGATGGCTGCAAACGCCGCCGGACCGGTCTCAGCGGCGATTTTTTTTGATCTGTTCCATAACTACTGGATTCCGTTTTCAGCCTTCACCATTCTTCTGATCATGGCCGGCCTTGTGTGTCTGGTCGCAAAACCGCCTGTCGGCCCGGAATTGACATCAAACGCCCGGCAAGTTAAAGGCAAAGACTAA
- a CDS encoding YceI family protein translates to MKKMITYIIVAFAVFTTSVFAQTWTVDPAHTSADFSIEHMAISRVTGSFNQVTGQLIFDTEGRHPQSVKISIDVSSIDTGVDKRDEHLKSPDFFDVKTYPTMTYTSENITPQGEGRYKVVGTLNMHGVSKQVTLAVNGLVSHEKDPWGNTRKGAHVTAELNRKDFGIVYNAVLESGNLMIGETVDIVINLEFIKQ, encoded by the coding sequence ATGAAAAAAATGATCACATATATAATCGTAGCTTTTGCCGTATTTACGACCTCAGTCTTCGCCCAGACCTGGACCGTGGATCCGGCCCACACGTCAGCTGATTTTTCAATTGAGCACATGGCTATCAGCCGCGTCACAGGCAGTTTCAACCAAGTGACGGGACAGCTGATATTTGACACAGAAGGCCGCCATCCTCAATCCGTTAAGATCTCCATAGATGTGTCATCCATTGACACAGGAGTTGACAAACGAGATGAACACCTGAAAAGTCCCGATTTTTTTGATGTGAAAACATACCCGACCATGACCTATACATCTGAAAATATCACCCCCCAGGGTGAAGGACGTTACAAAGTGGTCGGCACCCTGAATATGCACGGTGTAAGCAAACAGGTCACTCTAGCCGTTAATGGCCTGGTAAGTCATGAAAAAGACCCATGGGGCAACACCCGCAAAGGCGCCCATGTAACGGCAGAACTTAATCGAAAGGATTTCGGCATCGTTTATAACGCGGTTTTGGAAAGCGGAAATCTGATGATTGGCGAAACCGTAGATATTGTGATTAACCTGGAGTTTATTAAACAATAA
- a CDS encoding LysR family transcriptional regulator has protein sequence MHNNVSWDDYRYFLKVARLGSLKAASESLKVNHSTVLRRINSLEKKLEARLFERFKSGYVLTENGQDMFNHIQHLEDEIFSIERKIKGKDIRYEGKIKISTTDTLGYFWLPPFVKKFKAQYPGILVDIDIRTGFTDLTQRQADILICAYNDHPDYMIGKKLAPIEIKLYASKEYIKTYGRPESIQDLTSQKILILNEELDGVEFNEWLKRLVPASAITMSCNMLTSLYRYTRQGMGIAPLPIYVGNQDPSLVSVMDVPTQFHHDTWMLTHPDLKNTRRIKAFMGFMYDQVKAAKV, from the coding sequence ATGCACAACAACGTCAGTTGGGATGATTACCGTTATTTCCTGAAAGTCGCACGCCTGGGGTCGCTGAAAGCAGCAAGCGAGTCCTTGAAAGTGAATCATTCTACTGTGTTGCGCAGGATAAATTCCCTTGAGAAAAAGCTGGAAGCCCGGCTTTTTGAACGATTCAAGTCTGGTTATGTCCTAACCGAAAACGGCCAGGACATGTTTAATCATATCCAGCACCTTGAAGATGAAATTTTTTCTATTGAGCGAAAAATAAAGGGCAAGGATATCCGATATGAAGGCAAAATAAAAATTTCCACCACAGATACCCTGGGCTATTTCTGGCTGCCGCCTTTTGTTAAAAAATTTAAAGCCCAATATCCGGGAATTCTGGTTGATATAGACATCAGGACGGGATTTACCGACCTGACCCAAAGGCAGGCCGATATCCTTATTTGTGCTTACAACGATCATCCGGATTACATGATCGGGAAAAAACTTGCTCCCATAGAGATTAAACTTTATGCCTCTAAAGAATACATCAAAACCTACGGCAGGCCCGAATCCATCCAGGACCTGACCTCGCAAAAGATTCTTATCTTGAACGAAGAGCTTGACGGGGTGGAATTTAATGAATGGTTAAAACGACTTGTGCCGGCGTCCGCTATTACCATGAGCTGTAACATGCTGACCAGTTTATATCGCTACACCCGTCAGGGGATGGGCATCGCCCCCCTTCCAATATATGTGGGCAATCAGGATCCGTCCCTGGTCAGTGTGATGGATGTACCTACACAGTTTCATCACGATACCTGGATGCTCACCCATCCGGATTTGAAAAATACCCGGAGAATTAAAGCATTCATGGGGTTCATGTATGATCAAGTTAAAGCGGCCAAAGTATAG
- a CDS encoding diguanylate cyclase translates to MKLVERILALGNLLDFSDTAYIETDLSLRVLVWNPVAKKLFHHSENQALGEYLDNLIPVDKDCLLNCTCTERRTIDIQDKAGKTCSCQITYTPIMSLEAEKLGISMIAAKTDTGKMGPGLKVLPKQKIQEMCNIAPIGIYHVSLEGKLTMANSEYAWMLGYESPEAAVSQIHDFAQQVFFDQEKAEEFMFNVLEADQIISFRSRLRRKDNSPVWALCYAKVTRSKSGRVNGFNGFSIDISAAVRTEKALEAANEKLKFASIMDGLTQIPNRRFFDETLSKEWNRHIRENKELAVILCDIDYFKPYNDTYGHQTGDKCLKEVARTIHGSTLRAGDLAARYGGEEFVLILPNTNLDGAKEVAERVRKAVAALKIPHEGSSVAPHVTLSLGIAAVIPNQNASADNLVELADQALYEAKEGGRNQSIGKQMS, encoded by the coding sequence ATGAAACTCGTTGAACGAATACTTGCCCTTGGAAACTTACTGGATTTTTCTGATACGGCATATATTGAAACAGATCTTTCCCTTCGTGTTCTAGTTTGGAATCCGGTGGCTAAAAAATTGTTTCATCATTCGGAAAATCAGGCGTTGGGCGAGTATTTAGACAATTTGATCCCTGTGGATAAAGACTGCCTGCTCAATTGTACCTGCACAGAGAGGCGCACCATTGATATCCAAGACAAGGCAGGAAAAACCTGTTCCTGCCAAATAACATATACGCCTATCATGAGTTTGGAGGCCGAAAAACTGGGTATTTCGATGATTGCAGCAAAGACTGATACGGGTAAAATGGGGCCGGGGTTAAAGGTTTTACCCAAGCAGAAAATTCAAGAAATGTGCAATATTGCACCCATTGGAATCTACCATGTCAGCTTGGAAGGCAAGCTTACCATGGCTAACTCTGAATATGCCTGGATGCTCGGGTATGAATCCCCGGAAGCTGCCGTAAGTCAAATTCATGATTTTGCCCAGCAGGTATTTTTTGACCAGGAAAAAGCCGAAGAATTCATGTTCAATGTTCTTGAAGCCGATCAGATTATCAGCTTCAGAAGCCGGCTGAGAAGAAAGGACAACTCCCCTGTCTGGGCCCTGTGCTATGCAAAGGTAACCAGAAGTAAATCCGGCAGGGTTAACGGGTTTAACGGGTTTTCCATTGACATCAGCGCTGCGGTAAGGACTGAAAAGGCGTTGGAGGCGGCCAATGAAAAACTCAAGTTTGCCTCCATTATGGACGGTCTTACCCAGATTCCCAACCGGCGGTTTTTTGATGAAACGCTTTCAAAAGAATGGAATCGCCACATCAGAGAAAATAAAGAGCTTGCTGTCATTCTTTGCGATATAGATTATTTTAAACCTTACAACGATACCTATGGTCACCAAACCGGAGACAAATGCCTCAAAGAAGTGGCCCGCACCATCCATGGGTCAACCCTTCGTGCCGGGGATCTTGCCGCAAGATACGGGGGAGAAGAATTTGTTCTGATTTTACCCAATACAAACCTTGACGGGGCAAAAGAAGTGGCAGAGCGAGTCCGAAAGGCCGTAGCCGCGCTTAAGATCCCCCATGAAGGGTCGTCTGTTGCCCCCCATGTCACCTTAAGTCTCGGGATTGCCGCTGTCATTCCCAATCAAAATGCGTCTGCTGACAATCTTGTCGAATTGGCAGACCAGGCCCTGTATGAGGCCAAGGAAGGCGGAAGAAATCAATCGATTGGCAAGCAGATGTCATGA
- a CDS encoding AEC family transporter — translation MFIVVSQSVGIMFFIGLLGFFVAKRKLIPTDVLDLLSPLVLEIALPSLIFYRIIKTFNPIDFPAWYLYPIYWVIFTIVVIIMAGLFRYLFKKEIQEETNLSLVFQNGLFIPIIVITETFGTDASLLVDLFLFTIFYPAFFFNTYHLFFKKGKQQFSLKKTINPVLIATSLGLILKFTHGDQLIPEFILTALEMVGGMTIPLLMLIIGGNIYVDLQKTGKAVWSEIIKFIAVKNILFPMIGLGIILFFKLEYNIAFIIVMQAANPPLTALPIFASRAQGNREIVNQYLVYSLLFTLLSLPSILFIFDYLYKS, via the coding sequence ATGTTTATCGTTGTATCTCAGTCGGTTGGGATTATGTTTTTCATTGGTCTTTTAGGTTTTTTTGTGGCTAAAAGAAAGTTGATCCCCACAGATGTGTTAGACCTTCTTTCCCCGCTGGTTTTAGAGATCGCGCTTCCTTCGTTAATTTTTTATCGAATAATCAAGACATTTAACCCAATAGATTTTCCGGCCTGGTATCTATATCCAATCTATTGGGTCATTTTTACGATCGTTGTAATCATCATGGCAGGGCTCTTTAGATACCTTTTTAAAAAAGAAATTCAAGAAGAGACGAACCTGTCTTTAGTTTTTCAAAACGGCCTTTTTATTCCCATCATTGTTATAACAGAGACCTTTGGGACGGATGCTTCCTTATTGGTGGATTTGTTTTTATTTACAATCTTTTATCCGGCGTTCTTTTTTAATACCTACCACTTGTTTTTTAAAAAAGGCAAGCAGCAATTCAGCCTTAAAAAAACTATAAATCCGGTTCTGATCGCAACTTCCCTGGGGCTTATTTTAAAATTTACTCATGGTGATCAACTGATCCCTGAATTTATTTTAACGGCCCTGGAAATGGTCGGTGGCATGACCATCCCGCTGCTTATGCTTATTATCGGCGGAAATATTTATGTGGATCTTCAAAAAACCGGCAAGGCTGTTTGGAGTGAAATAATTAAATTCATTGCCGTCAAAAATATTTTATTTCCGATGATAGGTTTAGGAATAATTTTATTCTTTAAACTTGAGTACAACATAGCTTTCATTATCGTTATGCAGGCCGCCAACCCGCCGCTCACAGCTTTGCCGATATTTGCTTCAAGGGCTCAGGGAAACCGGGAGATTGTTAATCAATATCTGGTATACAGCTTGCTGTTTACGTTGTTGTCACTGCCTTCAATTTTGTTTATTTTTGATTATCTATATAAAAGCTAA